A window of Pyrobaculum aerophilum str. IM2 contains these coding sequences:
- a CDS encoding MFS transporter: MDSYDIKYAWRATPLLGSVALLVMYTEAMLMPSLPKIQAEFNVTPADASWILTIYLISGTISAAIFGNLGDIYGKKRVLSLVMLAYAIAVTLTGYAPNFETLLLSRAIQGLGMAMFPLAFSLIREEFPPHMVPTAQGVVSAMFGVGIIIALPVGAYIAQNYGWRATYHTATPIAVLLTFLIMIYIRESRYRTPRSIDFVGIGLFATMAASFLLAISKGPDWGWLSPRITSLLALSAVSAAVFLIHELTTDNPFIPRDIFNRNVIAATIAILIVAYAFQMNSQNLSYLFQMPPPYGYGLTVLQTGLYMLPPAVVQIIVAPISGRLMWRLGAKKIATIGVVFAVIGYQLAAAHLYSGVWTLISYVTLGFIGLTLLNVSLINLLTFSVPRQRLGAATGLNTVFRNFGSAIAPTVAGTVLTNFNTYVYYNTPAGPIYFSVPAKEAYVINIDIATSMFIITLLPILFSKEVLGGNATPK; encoded by the coding sequence GTGGATAGCTACGATATTAAATACGCTTGGAGAGCAACGCCGCTTTTAGGCTCTGTGGCTCTTCTCGTGATGTACACAGAGGCCATGCTCATGCCGAGTCTCCCCAAAATCCAAGCAGAGTTTAACGTAACCCCCGCAGACGCCTCTTGGATTTTGACTATATACTTAATCTCTGGGACTATAAGCGCCGCCATATTTGGAAACCTGGGCGATATATACGGGAAGAAAAGGGTGCTGTCCCTCGTAATGTTGGCGTATGCAATTGCGGTAACTCTCACAGGCTATGCTCCCAATTTTGAAACGTTGCTCCTGTCGCGCGCGATCCAAGGCCTTGGCATGGCGATGTTCCCACTGGCCTTTTCCCTCATCCGTGAGGAGTTCCCGCCCCACATGGTCCCCACAGCTCAGGGGGTAGTAAGCGCTATGTTCGGCGTAGGTATTATTATCGCGTTGCCAGTCGGCGCTTATATAGCCCAGAACTACGGGTGGAGAGCCACTTATCACACGGCCACGCCAATAGCCGTCTTGCTGACCTTCTTAATAATGATTTACATAAGAGAGAGTAGGTACAGGACGCCAAGGAGTATAGACTTTGTCGGAATTGGCCTTTTCGCCACTATGGCCGCATCGTTTTTACTGGCCATATCCAAGGGCCCAGACTGGGGCTGGCTCTCGCCGAGAATCACCTCGTTGCTAGCCCTCTCGGCAGTGTCTGCGGCTGTGTTCCTAATTCACGAACTAACGACTGACAATCCCTTTATACCAAGAGATATTTTCAACCGCAATGTAATAGCCGCCACAATCGCAATTTTAATAGTGGCATATGCTTTTCAAATGAATTCGCAAAATCTCTCATATTTATTCCAAATGCCGCCGCCTTACGGCTACGGACTTACAGTTTTACAGACTGGCTTGTACATGCTACCGCCTGCCGTGGTGCAAATAATAGTCGCCCCTATTTCGGGGAGATTGATGTGGAGACTTGGGGCGAAGAAGATAGCTACAATAGGCGTTGTATTTGCTGTAATTGGCTATCAGCTCGCTGCAGCCCATTTGTACAGCGGCGTGTGGACTCTGATCTCCTACGTAACGCTGGGCTTTATAGGCTTGACTCTACTAAACGTCTCTCTCATCAACCTCCTCACTTTCTCAGTGCCCAGACAACGGCTAGGCGCCGCGACCGGTTTAAACACAGTATTCCGCAATTTCGGCTCAGCCATAGCCCCCACTGTGGCGGGGACTGTACTGACAAATTTCAACACTTATGTATATTACAACACGCCGGCAGGCCCCATATACTTCTCAGTTCCTGCCAAGGAGGCATATGTGATAAACATTGATATAGCAACCTCTATGTTTATTATCACGCTTTTACCAATTCTATTCTCGAAGGAAGTGCTGGGGGGTAACGCCACGCCTAAATAA
- a CDS encoding MFS transporter, with protein MNIRLIILLGLVSLFADWLYESMRAVAPQYLYALGASAAFVGFVFGLGDALGYAARFITGPLADKRGGYWLETFLGYGLQIAAVAGLVFARDVWQVAGLVFLERFSKALRTPARDAIISAAGGKGARGRAFGIHAALDQIGAILGVSMATLMLFLNYQPRDVFLAALLPGATALAVLYVAYKTSGVKPAGKGYKFLMDRKAVVFGMSQFLLGISIIHISLSMYRLSQVPWLASLLYLIAMITEIPASLALGYLYDRSHKTLFIAPLFTTLLAVSYISGGLYLFLGAILYAVVTSYADVVAKAEAAKLGAASSLGFVNAMWGLGLMMGGVLYGYFTDVGNYLTIGILAAASSSASLLLLWRSVT; from the coding sequence ATGAACATAAGGCTTATAATATTACTGGGGCTCGTCTCTCTCTTTGCCGACTGGCTGTATGAAAGCATGCGCGCCGTTGCCCCACAATACTTATACGCGCTGGGCGCCTCTGCGGCTTTTGTAGGGTTTGTCTTCGGCCTCGGCGACGCCTTGGGCTACGCCGCCCGCTTCATCACAGGCCCGCTCGCAGACAAAAGGGGGGGCTACTGGCTGGAGACCTTCCTCGGCTACGGCCTCCAAATCGCCGCGGTGGCAGGCCTAGTGTTTGCCAGAGATGTGTGGCAGGTTGCAGGCTTAGTATTTCTGGAGAGGTTTAGCAAGGCCCTGCGCACGCCCGCCCGCGACGCCATTATCTCCGCGGCAGGGGGCAAGGGGGCTAGGGGCAGGGCCTTCGGCATCCACGCAGCATTAGACCAAATAGGCGCTATTCTGGGGGTGTCTATGGCCACTTTAATGCTGTTTTTAAATTATCAGCCTCGCGACGTGTTTTTAGCGGCTTTACTTCCAGGCGCTACGGCATTGGCAGTGCTCTACGTTGCGTATAAAACAAGCGGCGTAAAGCCCGCAGGAAAGGGCTATAAATTCCTAATGGACAGAAAAGCCGTGGTATTCGGAATGTCGCAATTTCTCCTCGGCATTTCCATAATTCACATATCGCTGTCCATGTATAGACTCTCTCAAGTGCCGTGGCTTGCCTCGTTGTTATACTTAATCGCTATGATTACTGAAATACCGGCGTCTTTAGCGCTGGGATATCTCTACGACAGAAGCCATAAGACGCTCTTCATCGCGCCTTTATTTACAACTCTATTAGCTGTGTCTTATATAAGCGGCGGGCTTTATCTCTTTCTCGGAGCTATCCTCTACGCGGTAGTTACCTCTTATGCCGACGTGGTTGCAAAGGCCGAGGCCGCTAAGCTGGGCGCCGCCTCATCGCTGGGCTTTGTCAACGCTATGTGGGGATTGGGGCTAATGATGGGCGGAGTGTTATACGGCTACTTTACAGATGTCGGCAATTATTTGACAATAGGCATATTAGCTGCAGCCTCGTCGTCGGCGTCACTTTTATTACTATGGAGGTCCGTTACGTAA
- a CDS encoding class I SAM-dependent methyltransferase, with protein MEVRYVIELYKNLAPVYEELYGEEQRLKYWRIASQTGERVVDVGCGTGIAFEVLDGYVVCLDISIDMLKRAREKKGDLGELIVADLWRPPLRDNSFDSALFLSSVDKSFYGQVINIWRGVAHKLIFEFRGEWHLVEQRN; from the coding sequence ATGGAGGTCCGTTACGTAATTGAGCTTTACAAGAACTTGGCCCCAGTCTATGAAGAGCTTTACGGCGAGGAGCAGAGGTTAAAATACTGGCGAATAGCCTCACAAACGGGGGAGCGAGTCGTCGATGTCGGTTGCGGCACGGGAATAGCCTTTGAGGTGCTAGACGGGTATGTCGTCTGCCTCGACATATCAATTGATATGTTGAAACGCGCTAGGGAGAAAAAAGGCGATCTGGGGGAATTGATAGTCGCAGATCTCTGGCGTCCGCCGCTTAGAGATAACTCCTTTGACTCCGCCTTATTTTTATCATCTGTTGACAAAAGTTTTTATGGCCAAGTAATTAATATTTGGCGCGGGGTAGCCCACAAGCTTATTTTTGAATTTCGGGGCGAGTGGCACCTAGTAGAGCAACGCAATTGA
- a CDS encoding ATPase domain-containing protein: protein MAYQEQYAYEYQDYYPVYDNRAPTGIWYIDQLLQGGFRKGEIYLVAGEAGQGKTIFSLQFLKTGAELYDEPGLYITIDEPSEDVKRGVRESLGWDLDALESQNKLVFLDLRTHFRTYAKEEKVTADPREIAKIIMEYVKKFGIKRLVIDPIAPLIITSHTDVLWVREYMRELVFQLRKMKDITTLMTSEIPTGENKISRFGVEEYLASGVIKLELMEYRGFVFRVMFIRKMRWTAVRPQKLVFEIYPHYGIYILDRLENFMKQIDAWYASLSQQPQAPPAT, encoded by the coding sequence ATGGCATATCAAGAGCAGTATGCTTATGAGTATCAGGACTATTACCCCGTATATGACAACAGGGCGCCTACTGGGATTTGGTATATTGATCAATTACTACAGGGCGGGTTTAGGAAAGGCGAGATATACTTGGTCGCCGGCGAGGCTGGGCAAGGCAAGACTATATTCAGCCTCCAGTTTTTAAAGACGGGGGCTGAGCTCTACGACGAGCCTGGGCTTTATATTACAATTGACGAGCCCTCAGAAGACGTAAAAAGAGGGGTGAGGGAGTCCCTGGGGTGGGATCTAGACGCACTTGAAAGCCAAAACAAGCTAGTCTTTCTAGACCTCAGAACCCACTTTAGAACGTATGCAAAAGAGGAAAAAGTCACGGCGGATCCCAGAGAGATAGCGAAAATAATAATGGAATACGTCAAAAAATTCGGCATAAAAAGGCTAGTAATAGACCCAATCGCCCCCCTTATAATTACGTCGCATACAGACGTGTTGTGGGTAAGGGAGTACATGAGGGAGTTGGTATTTCAGCTGAGGAAAATGAAAGACATTACCACTTTAATGACGTCTGAGATCCCTACTGGCGAGAATAAAATTAGCAGATTCGGCGTGGAGGAGTATTTAGCCAGCGGCGTCATAAAGCTTGAGCTTATGGAATACCGCGGCTTTGTATTCCGCGTGATGTTTATACGTAAAATGAGGTGGACTGCTGTTAGGCCGCAAAAGCTAGTTTTTGAGATATATCCCCACTACGGCATCTACATATTAGACAGACTAGAGAACTTCATGAAACAAATCGACGCTTGGTACGCCTCTCTAAGCCAGCAACCTCAAGCGCCTCCAGCTACATAG
- a CDS encoding signal recognition particle protein Srp54, with product MKALTEIFGKLLEKIRGVDYIDEATLQELSREIQRTLLKADVPLDLVKSFTENAVKRIKEEKPPAGIPPREYLIYVLYEELVKLLGGEQPAEFKPTKKPYIVLLLGVEGSGKTTTAAKLAKYLAKRGYKVGLVETDTIRPAAFDQLRQLAEKIGVPFYGERDGKDAVEIAKRGVQNFKNMDVIIVDTAGRHRNEEALLKEVRAIYDAVSPDEVVLVIDATVGKMAAAQAEAFMKYLPIHSVIITKMDSTARGGGALAAVAKTGAKVKFIGVGEDVDEFEQFSPRKFVARVLGMGDLDTLLEKIKAVFEEEEVLEEIESGRLDLLTFKKQIDSLLKLGPLSKVFQLLPGNLAAKISEEQIELSQRNLKKWRAILSSMTLEELKNPEILNASRIRRIALGAGVAPKDVKEMLTVYENLRKMSKTLRRQLRLRMAK from the coding sequence GTGAAAGCTCTTACTGAGATATTCGGTAAACTCCTCGAAAAAATCAGAGGCGTTGATTATATTGATGAGGCTACTTTACAAGAGCTGTCTCGAGAAATTCAAAGAACTCTTCTAAAAGCCGACGTCCCTCTCGATTTAGTAAAATCCTTTACTGAAAACGCGGTGAAGAGAATTAAAGAGGAGAAGCCGCCTGCCGGGATCCCCCCCAGGGAGTATCTGATATACGTCCTCTACGAGGAGTTAGTAAAGCTATTAGGCGGCGAGCAACCGGCGGAGTTTAAACCCACGAAAAAACCGTATATAGTTCTATTACTGGGGGTCGAGGGCAGCGGTAAGACAACAACCGCTGCGAAATTAGCCAAGTACTTGGCTAAGAGGGGGTATAAGGTGGGATTAGTAGAGACTGACACTATAAGGCCTGCCGCCTTTGATCAATTGAGACAACTAGCCGAAAAAATCGGCGTACCGTTCTACGGCGAGAGAGACGGAAAAGACGCCGTGGAGATCGCCAAGCGCGGCGTGCAGAACTTCAAGAACATGGACGTGATAATTGTGGACACCGCAGGGCGCCATAGGAATGAAGAGGCTTTGTTGAAAGAAGTGAGGGCTATTTACGACGCTGTGAGTCCGGACGAGGTAGTGCTAGTCATTGACGCCACAGTGGGCAAAATGGCCGCGGCACAAGCAGAGGCCTTTATGAAGTACTTGCCTATTCACTCAGTGATTATCACGAAAATGGACAGCACAGCCAGAGGCGGCGGCGCGCTGGCAGCAGTGGCGAAGACAGGTGCTAAAGTTAAATTCATCGGCGTGGGGGAAGACGTCGACGAATTTGAACAATTCTCCCCTAGGAAATTCGTCGCCAGAGTTCTGGGGATGGGCGATTTAGACACACTACTTGAGAAAATCAAGGCGGTTTTCGAGGAGGAAGAGGTACTTGAAGAAATAGAATCCGGCAGACTTGATCTACTCACCTTTAAGAAACAAATAGACAGTCTGTTAAAACTCGGGCCTTTGAGCAAAGTGTTTCAACTACTCCCCGGCAACTTGGCCGCAAAGATTTCAGAAGAGCAGATAGAGCTTTCCCAGAGGAATCTTAAGAAGTGGCGCGCTATATTAAGCTCAATGACTCTTGAAGAGTTGAAAAACCCGGAGATTTTAAACGCCTCGAGAATACGCCGAATAGCGCTTGGAGCAGGAGTTGCGCCCAAAGACGTTAAAGAAATGCTAACGGTTTATGAAAATCTGAGGAAGATGTCAAAGACCCTTAGGAGACAACTTAGGCTTAGGATGGCGAAGTGA
- a CDS encoding tRNA pseudouridine(54/55) synthase Pus10, translated as MELLDRALEIIRTYPLCDSCLGRLFAQMGYGLENFERGRAIKTLLHMKLVDEYRKGRDVLNDLLALAKIHKPTSRFLTSLGINVDEAACYICGGLLKDVEKYAKDVLPLLEGVEFRTFEVGTTVPKDVVERESEVVKRFLITSGESVKHEINRRIGKELLKHLTGKRVDKLRPNIVVRVDLITGKASVERNPLLIEGVYLKLSRRVSQAKKFGDVKSTLWDKLVYIREVFGGKEHVIHVSGREDSDARMLGTGRPLVVEVKQPIKYDGAIPPFRDGDIIFTPIGFTNREEVRRLKEKAKTDIKLYRALVLSERPLTVEELNKIGELSGKTIIQYTPRRIKRISPRKKRVRMVYELAWRQISPRVFELYVRCQGGLYVKEFIHGDGGRTTPSVSEILNTHLEVLELDVLSVE; from the coding sequence GTGGAATTACTAGACAGGGCCCTTGAGATAATTAGAACATACCCGCTGTGCGACTCTTGTCTAGGCAGGCTCTTTGCGCAAATGGGTTACGGGCTTGAGAATTTCGAAAGGGGGCGGGCCATTAAGACGCTTCTTCATATGAAGCTAGTAGATGAGTACAGAAAGGGGAGGGATGTGTTAAACGATTTGCTTGCCCTGGCGAAAATTCACAAGCCGACAAGCAGATTTCTGACCAGCCTTGGCATTAACGTCGACGAGGCGGCTTGTTACATCTGTGGAGGCTTGCTAAAAGACGTAGAGAAGTACGCAAAAGACGTTCTCCCGCTGTTAGAAGGAGTGGAGTTCAGGACTTTTGAAGTCGGCACCACAGTGCCGAAGGATGTTGTGGAAAGGGAGTCGGAAGTGGTAAAGCGTTTTCTCATAACCAGCGGGGAGTCGGTAAAACACGAGATAAATAGGCGTATTGGTAAGGAGTTATTAAAACACCTTACTGGAAAGCGAGTAGATAAGCTGAGGCCTAATATTGTGGTAAGAGTAGATCTCATTACCGGTAAGGCGTCAGTTGAGAGAAACCCACTGTTAATAGAGGGGGTTTACCTAAAGCTAAGCCGTCGGGTTTCCCAGGCAAAAAAATTCGGCGATGTTAAGTCAACGCTGTGGGATAAGCTTGTTTACATCCGCGAAGTGTTCGGCGGAAAGGAACATGTTATCCACGTCTCGGGCAGAGAGGACAGCGACGCCAGAATGCTCGGCACAGGGAGGCCGCTCGTTGTTGAGGTTAAACAGCCTATTAAATACGACGGGGCTATTCCGCCGTTTAGAGATGGCGATATAATATTTACTCCAATTGGCTTTACAAACAGAGAGGAAGTGCGTAGACTTAAAGAAAAGGCGAAGACAGACATAAAACTCTACCGCGCGCTCGTCCTTTCTGAGAGGCCGTTAACTGTTGAGGAGTTGAATAAAATCGGCGAGCTTTCCGGAAAGACGATTATTCAATATACGCCGCGTCGGATAAAGCGCATAAGCCCTAGGAAGAAAAGAGTAAGGATGGTCTACGAGCTGGCGTGGAGACAGATTTCGCCGCGCGTCTTTGAGCTATACGTGAGATGCCAAGGGGGGCTTTATGTGAAGGAATTTATTCACGGCGATGGAGGGCGTACAACCCCCAGCGTCTCTGAAATTTTAAATACTCACTTAGAAGTATTAGAGCTGGACGTCTTGTCGGTGGAATAA
- the guaA gene encoding glutamine-hydrolyzing GMP synthase, which translates to MEKVLVVNFGGQYAHLIARRIREVGVYAEIASPEEAVIKASKEEVKAVILSGGPSSVYEPGAPDIDEGIFALSKPVLGICYGHQMIAKKLGGKVERGKGEYGKTIVKILVNDPLFDGWKPEEAVWMSHSDFVEEPPPGFHVLAISENGYIAAMRKGLIYGVQFHPEVHHTSKGRVMFENFLRKIARISDVWRPEDQITRIVEEIRSRVKGGDVIVGVSGGVDSTVTAVLLYKAVGQRVKAVFIDHGLFREGEPEEAASLLKSIGIDVVYIDAKERFLKRLEGVADCEEKRRIIGETFAEVFSDAVKQMPNVKYLAQGTLYPDVVESGAVKGADKIKSHHNVGGLPPWFQLELIEPLREFYKDEVRRIAKALGLPEDVVYRHPFPGPGLAVRIIGPFTREKLAIVRKATKIVEEELRKAGLFRKVWQAFATVGEDKWVGVKGDRRAMGYIVTVRIVESEDAMTADWSRIPFEILEKISSRITSEIPEVTMVTYAVTSKPPSTIEPC; encoded by the coding sequence GTGGAGAAGGTCCTCGTTGTCAACTTCGGCGGGCAATACGCTCACCTGATCGCCAGGAGAATTAGAGAGGTTGGCGTCTACGCCGAAATAGCCAGCCCTGAGGAGGCGGTAATCAAGGCGAGTAAAGAAGAGGTAAAGGCTGTTATCCTCTCTGGCGGGCCTAGCTCTGTCTACGAGCCTGGAGCGCCGGATATTGACGAGGGGATTTTCGCCTTGTCTAAACCAGTGTTGGGGATATGTTATGGTCACCAAATGATCGCAAAGAAACTAGGAGGAAAAGTGGAGCGCGGCAAGGGGGAGTACGGGAAGACAATTGTAAAAATTCTAGTCAACGACCCGTTGTTTGACGGCTGGAAACCAGAAGAGGCGGTGTGGATGAGCCACAGCGACTTTGTTGAGGAGCCGCCGCCTGGATTCCACGTATTGGCAATAAGTGAAAACGGCTATATTGCCGCAATGAGAAAGGGGTTAATATACGGCGTGCAGTTCCACCCGGAGGTTCACCACACCAGTAAGGGGAGGGTAATGTTCGAGAACTTCTTGAGAAAAATAGCTAGGATATCCGACGTCTGGCGGCCCGAGGATCAAATTACGCGTATAGTAGAAGAGATAAGGAGTAGGGTAAAGGGCGGCGACGTCATAGTTGGAGTGAGCGGGGGAGTAGACAGCACGGTAACTGCCGTGTTGTTGTACAAAGCCGTGGGCCAAAGGGTAAAGGCTGTTTTTATTGACCACGGGCTATTCAGAGAGGGGGAGCCCGAAGAGGCAGCCTCTTTACTTAAATCTATTGGAATAGACGTGGTGTATATAGACGCGAAAGAGCGCTTTCTCAAAAGACTAGAGGGAGTGGCTGACTGCGAGGAAAAAAGGCGCATCATTGGGGAAACTTTCGCCGAGGTGTTTTCCGACGCGGTAAAGCAGATGCCCAACGTCAAATACCTAGCGCAGGGCACGTTATACCCAGATGTGGTGGAAAGCGGGGCGGTAAAGGGCGCCGACAAAATAAAAAGCCACCACAACGTGGGGGGGCTACCGCCGTGGTTTCAATTAGAGCTTATAGAACCGCTTCGAGAGTTTTATAAAGACGAAGTGAGGCGGATTGCCAAAGCCCTAGGCCTTCCGGAGGACGTGGTATATAGACATCCCTTTCCCGGCCCGGGCCTTGCGGTAAGGATTATTGGCCCCTTTACTAGAGAAAAACTAGCCATTGTGAGGAAAGCCACTAAAATAGTGGAAGAGGAGTTGAGGAAAGCCGGTCTTTTCAGAAAAGTCTGGCAAGCCTTCGCCACGGTGGGGGAGGATAAGTGGGTTGGGGTAAAGGGCGATAGAAGAGCTATGGGGTACATCGTGACGGTAAGAATTGTGGAAAGCGAAGACGCAATGACGGCGGACTGGTCAAGAATACCCTTTGAAATCCTTGAGAAAATATCCTCTAGAATTACGTCGGAAATACCAGAGGTTACCATGGTGACCTACGCCGTAACTTCTAAGCCTCCGTCTACAATAGAGCCTTGTTAA
- a CDS encoding gamma-glutamyltransferase, whose translation MYIGTEFAIATESFLASRAGYEVYKKGGNAADAVVAASAVLTYTLPHLGGVGGDFLAVVHKGDRAESVLGLGWAPRKIPDRPPRRGIQSAVVPGYIAGLVEFHKRYGALPWGEVIGTALDFMRKATVHPSLAAAIERHRDLLASDPGGRLYLALPLEPGAPYKIEPLLKLWGVLRDNPLLFYDEIARDLEQYGYFELDDFLKYRPEVKPPVFINYDGWVIYEAPPPSLGFVVLLTVKLSQPVKSPFSYARIKNTVAALRKAHWARDAYLHDGEVPVYDILSGGVQLGEADKPEPTPGTTYLAAGDKELTVSAIQSLYYPFGSGFTDLKWGITFNNRASDFTTGLNRPAPRKRPSHTLSAVVMVKEGEAWALGASAGHYRPAIYAQLIQNVIWYGMSPREAILAPRFIWTGGWEVQAEEGWEAGLGVTIVKYPSRMGVAAALRKRNNYIAAVADIRGDGLALGI comes from the coding sequence ATGTACATAGGAACGGAGTTCGCCATAGCCACTGAGAGCTTTCTGGCATCGAGGGCTGGATATGAGGTTTATAAAAAAGGCGGAAACGCGGCGGACGCCGTGGTGGCCGCATCGGCCGTGTTGACATACACTCTGCCTCACCTTGGGGGAGTCGGAGGGGATTTCCTCGCAGTTGTACACAAGGGGGACAGGGCGGAATCTGTTTTGGGGTTGGGGTGGGCGCCTCGCAAAATCCCCGACCGCCCCCCGCGTAGGGGGATACAATCAGCCGTAGTGCCTGGCTATATAGCTGGGCTAGTGGAGTTTCACAAGAGATACGGCGCCCTGCCCTGGGGCGAGGTCATTGGGACGGCGCTGGATTTTATGCGCAAGGCGACAGTGCACCCCTCGTTGGCTGCGGCCATAGAGAGACATAGGGATTTGCTCGCCTCAGATCCAGGCGGCAGGCTGTACCTCGCCCTGCCCCTAGAGCCCGGCGCGCCTTATAAAATCGAGCCTTTATTAAAACTGTGGGGCGTGTTAAGGGATAATCCCCTTTTATTTTACGACGAAATTGCCAGAGATTTAGAGCAGTACGGATATTTCGAGCTAGACGACTTTTTAAAATACAGACCTGAGGTCAAGCCGCCGGTGTTTATAAATTACGACGGATGGGTTATATACGAGGCGCCGCCGCCCTCGCTTGGATTTGTCGTGTTGCTAACCGTTAAGCTCTCTCAACCAGTTAAAAGCCCCTTCAGCTATGCCAGGATTAAAAACACAGTCGCCGCGTTGAGAAAGGCGCATTGGGCTAGAGACGCGTATTTACACGACGGAGAAGTTCCCGTTTATGACATTCTCTCCGGAGGCGTTCAGTTAGGCGAGGCAGACAAGCCTGAGCCGACGCCCGGCACTACGTACCTCGCCGCTGGCGACAAAGAGCTGACAGTTTCAGCCATACAATCCCTCTACTACCCCTTCGGGTCTGGCTTTACAGATTTAAAGTGGGGCATAACATTTAACAACAGAGCCAGCGACTTCACTACAGGCTTAAACAGACCGGCGCCGAGGAAGCGGCCGTCCCATACCCTTTCTGCGGTGGTTATGGTAAAAGAGGGAGAGGCTTGGGCTCTTGGGGCAAGCGCCGGCCACTACAGGCCGGCAATATACGCACAGCTGATACAAAACGTAATTTGGTACGGCATGAGCCCGCGAGAGGCGATCTTGGCGCCGCGTTTTATATGGACTGGGGGGTGGGAGGTCCAGGCTGAGGAGGGGTGGGAGGCAGGCTTAGGCGTCACTATTGTCAAATACCCCAGCAGAATGGGAGTGGCCGCGGCGTTGCGTAAAAGAAATAACTACATCGCCGCGGTTGCGGACATCCGCGGAGACGGCCTAGCCCTAGGGATTTAG